AGAACGCTGGCATACAGCTCGACTTCACTGATCGATTCTTCCGCGACTGTCCCGATAAGCAGACCCGCAGGGAATATACCGCCGAACCCTGTCGTATAGACCTTTGCCCCCACTTCGGGAGTTTTCTGGCGCAGGAGACCATACATGACAAGGCTGGGACCGCCGCGCCAGCTTATAATGCCATATGCATCGCTGTTTTCCACAACGGCCGAGACTTTTGAATTAACGTCAACGACAATCTGGACACTCGATGAGGAGCGGTAGCTTTCGAAGACTTTCCCGACAAGACCTTCCGCCGTGATAACCGCCATGTTCTTACGGACACCATCGGCTGTACCGGCATCGATGATGATGGTATTGACCACGCGGTCGACGTCACGGCCAACGACGGTCGCTGCGACGACGGAATCCCCGAAGGAGAGATGCTGGCGGAGACCAAGGAGCTGCCTGAGGCGCTCGTTTTCACGGATGGCGGTATTACTGTAACTGATCTGGTCTGAAAGTATCAGGTTCTGGAGCCTGAGGCGTTTGTTCTCACGCCACAGGTCAAGCATGTAAATGCCCCATGAGAAGGTAAAACGGCCGGTATTGAAAACGGCGGTTGTAACCGACCGAGCGAAGCGTGCTTTTGAACTGTCCTCCAGGATCATCATGGAAAAGGACAACAGAACAGTCACGAACAGGCTGACTACCCGCCTGTGCTCTGTGATGAACTGGATAGCCCTTCTCATCCGTTAAAAAAGAACCTTTCTGTAGGCGGAGATATTTTCGAGAATCTTCCCGGTTCCGCGAA
This portion of the bacterium genome encodes:
- the mreC gene encoding rod shape-determining protein MreC, giving the protein MRRAIQFITEHRRVVSLFVTVLLSFSMMILEDSSKARFARSVTTAVFNTGRFTFSWGIYMLDLWRENKRLRLQNLILSDQISYSNTAIRENERLRQLLGLRQHLSFGDSVVAATVVGRDVDRVVNTIIIDAGTADGVRKNMAVITAEGLVGKVFESYRSSSSVQIVVDVNSKVSAVVENSDAYGIISWRGGPSLVMYGLLRQKTPEVGAKVYTTGFGGIFPAGLLIGTVAEESISEVELYASVLVKPAVDFSHLQEVFVLRGSERTDVWEGAGGSEQFTRPETQ